Proteins encoded by one window of Lathyrus oleraceus cultivar Zhongwan6 chromosome 1, CAAS_Psat_ZW6_1.0, whole genome shotgun sequence:
- the LOC127115744 gene encoding protein SMALL AUXIN UP-REGULATED RNA 12 — MENGGGSKLTGGIGQIVRLKKIIHKWQSVTIGSKTSRLQIEESNTRKSPIINKRITKFINCESDEESCKSPEPPHDVPKGYLAVYVGPELRRFIIPTSYLSHSLFKMLLEKAAEEFGFDQSGGLTIPCEIETFKYLLKCIEAQEKEEQHDDSLSGNSETEGTLEE, encoded by the exons ATGGAGAATGGTGGAGGCTCGAAACTAACCGGCGGCATTGGGCAGATTGTGAGACTAAAGAAAATAATTCATAAATGGCAAAGTGTCACAATTGGCTCAAAAACTTCCCGCCTGCAAATCGAAGAATCtaatactagaaaatcaccaaTAATCAACAAAAGAATAACAAAATTCATAAATTGTGAGTCTGATGAGGAAAGCTGCAAAAGTCCAGAGCCACCACATGATGTGCCAAAGGGTTACTTGGCGGTCTATGTCGGCCCCGAGCTTCGACGGTTCATCATTCCAACCAGCTACCTTAGCCATTCCCTATTCAAAATGTTGCTTGAAAAGGCTGCTGAGGAATTCGGATTTGATCAGAGCGGCGGGCTCACGATACCGTGTGAGATTGAGACCTTTAAATATCTACTCAAATGCATTGAGGCCCAGGAGAAAGAAGAACAACATGATGACAGCTTGT CTGGAAACTCAGAAACAGAAGGAACCTTGGAAGAGTAA